Genomic DNA from Clostridium sp. BJN0013:
CGTTCTTTACTCTGCACACAATGTTCTCCAACCCATGCTTTACGCTGTTCACAAGGGACGACAGTCCGCATTTCACTTTGTTAAGGATTTTCTTCATTTTGATTTACCTCCGATATTTTTAATGTTTTTAAATAACAAGGATGGCGGGGCTTAAAGTCCCGCCATCTGCATGCCGGGATTCTGCTCCGGCGCCTGGTCAAAAGGGGGCGTTTCCGCCTTTTGCTGGTTCTGGCCCTGGCTCTGTGTGAGAGCCTGATGATAGGCGTCAATGACCGCCTGATTCAGCTGCTCACGGAATTCCCTGGTGACCGGAAAGCAGATATCCTTGTACTCGCCGTTTCCGGCCTTATAGCTGGGCATGGCAACGAACAGCCCTTTGCTGCTGTCCACCACCTTCACGTTGC
This window encodes:
- a CDS encoding septation protein SpoVG family protein, which produces MSKAQVTAKSPQESAQTAAEQPLPMKLDVKIGSIRPEGNVRAFASINLNNCFAIRNVKVVDSSKGLFVAMPSYKAGNGEYKDICFPVTREFREQLNQAVIDAYHQALTQSQGQNQQKAETPPFDQAPEQNPGMQMAGL